The nucleotide sequence ttgttgGAACcgatggtgaccaccgagttctcgatcttggagctggcttgcagccggcccaGCTCATTACCaagagcctgcgctcccacaggtctcaGGTCCACTGGAGCTACAACATATGttagaaccggtggtgaccaccgagttcacgatcttagaactggcttacagccggcccggctcgttacaacgagcctgcgctcccacaggtcccaggtctaccggagctgacaacatataagaccttggggccttactcaacccaaaagactagcctgataggtggggacttcttccgccttatatgttgtgctcccccaccatcgctatacgatgtgggactaaaccccaacaatctcccccttagtcacacatcggggtgtccccgccatatgtgacgctatgtgatgctcgagattttttatcgggtttagcttttctgaccatgggtaccggctctgataccaattgttggaatcggtggtgaccaccgagttcacgatcttggagctggcttacagccggcccggctcgttaccacgagcctgcactcccacaggtcccaggtccaccggagctgacaacatataaggcctttggaccttctcaacccaaaagactagcctgataggtgggggcttcttccaCCTTATATGTTCTTCCCCAGTGAACTCCCTCACACCAACTGGCATTAAAGAGGAGCTGTGCCAAAAAGTGCCATAGCATATATTATTGCTTGCGCAAAGATCGGAATCATACCTCTAGCAGGCATTGTCTTCTGTTACCTAAACAGCTGTCATTTCTACTTTACTGAAATAGATACTTTCATTGATACTTGAACTATTGACCTGGCTAGCGCTAACGCTTTGCAAGGTAATTGGAGACTGGTCCGCTTGAAATCGCTAGAGTTGAGAAGGGTCTGCTAATCATGGTACGAATTATCTGTTTAGGTAAGTATACTACCGAAGTTGTTATGCCGACAACAGCTGAAATAGCGGAGGTGATTGCCGACACTCTCTATCTATAGGATAAGCAGCTAGATCGATTTCCTAACAGGAGAGTTACTTAGCGTAACAGCTAAAGCTATTTATATCTATAGGATAAGCAGCTAGATCGATTTCCTAACAGGAGAGTTACTTAGCGTAACAGCTAAAGCTATTTATGAAGAGTGGCGGTCACAAGCATTGAGCACCGATATCTAAAAACAAAGCGTGGATAAACCGAACCTGGAGAATCAAGCGTCGGACAGCCAAGCCACTATTTCGCTTTGATCGAACAGAAATAGGATAGAGCTTTAGTACTCAATCGGTATGGGGAGAGGGAGTTTACTTGAGGGTACTGACTTGCCTATACTAAATAAAGGAAGAGCTTTCGGTTCGCTCCCCAGGCCTTCAACCCTGTTTGCCTCCTTTCTCTTGCTTGATGGAATAGTTCAATGCCCGAGCTCCAGCTTTGCTTGCGTTCTTCACCGACGCTCGCcgaaagactagcctgatagatgGGGGCtgcttccgccttatatgttgtgctcccccaccatcgctacacgatgtgggactaaaccccaacacccACGACACGCCGAAGCCGGCCATGAACAGGCACAccagcgccaccaccgccacggCGTACGGCCGCGGCATCGCCTTTTCGCCGTCGGTGCCCAGCTGGGCGCCGAAGATCCACGCCATGGCCACCAGGCACGCCGGTGGCCCCGCCCACAATGAACAGCGACCGCCGCCCAACGCGGTCCACGGCCACCGCAGCGACGGCGATGGACACCAGGCTCACCACGTCGGTGATGATGGACCCCAGGATCGCCTTCTGGCTCGTGAACCCGATGGTGTAGAAGAGCAGCGGCGTGAAGAGCGTCACCACGATCATGCCCGTCAGCTCGAAGAACACCGGGATGGCGATGGCCATCACCAGGTGCAAGCGGTACTCCCGCCGGACGATGCGCCGGAACGCGCCGGACTCGTACCGCCGGTCCACCTCCGCGGCCTGCATGATGTCCTTGAGCTCCGCGTCCACGTCGGCGGACCTCCCGCGGATGCGCTGCAGCGACGCGCGGGCCGCGTCCGCCTTCCCGCGCAGCACCAGGCTGTTGGGCGAGTCCGGGATGAACGTCCCGCCCACCAGGATGACGGTGGCCGGGACGATGCCCACGCCGAGGGACAGCCGCCAGCCCCACACGGCGATGGTGTTGGCGCGGTAGTTCACCAGGTCGGCCACGAACATGCCCACGTTCAGGAAGAAGTGGAAGATGCTGGTGAACGCTCCGCGCCACCGCGCCGGCGCGATCTCCGCCAGTTACACCGGCGCGGACTGGTTCGTGAACCCTACGGCGAAGCCCAGGAGGACGCGGCCGATGACGAGCATAGCCACGTTGACGGCGGTGCAGTTGAGCACGGAGCCGACGAAGAAGAGCGAGGCCCCGATGAGCATCGAGTTCCTCCGCccaatcttcttggtgatgtGGCCGGCGACCAGGCAGGCGAACATGCCGGCGAGGTACAGCGACGAGACAAATGTGGTGAGCAGCTGGCTGTCGAAGATGCAGTACTCGTCCTGCGTCGCGTTGTTCATCTTCTCCAAGATGTCGGGGAAGAAAGCCTTCAGGAACGACTCCATCTGCGTCAACCCACCTGAAAATTTCACCATCCCGTTCTCAATTAAAGCATGCTGAATCACTTGATCATCAAGTGGTATGCAAAACAGTTCATAACGGTCTGCGATCGTACTGATTACATTTCACCGATCATGTACGTAGTGCCAAATTAAGGTATCATCTCTTAGAAGTGAAGAAAAAAAATTCTTATGCATGttaaataaggtttcaaatagcGAGCTAAACTATTCAGCAACGGTGAAGAAGCTTAAAAAACTCTATAGCAGGATATAATAGTATCTTTTTATTTAAGTGATTTTACTAGAAACATGAGAATGAGAATTCTCAATTAGTTATGTACACAAACATAGTAGTACGAAATTTCTATGAACACAAATACACAAACACATACGGAGACCTCTAGATAATAAATACTCCACAACCATTCATTCAATCAATCAATATACTCACGAATATGATCAACAAATTCAAAATTCAACaattatttattattttattaaatcACTAGGTAGTGTGCCCGTGCATTGCTACGGaataactaaacttttgtactaaaaatacatggatcgcacgataaaataacaatactataaaattaaataccCGTGCTAATGCAATGGCGACCTTCGATAGTACAAATCAAACATTCAAAAGAAAATATATGCATCGGTAACAAAGCGTATAGTGCTCGTGCTAAAGCCACAGCGGCCACAGCGGCATTTCGGATATGCTTATGAAAACAACCAAATGAAGACACAAGAGATGAAGGGGCACGGGTGATTAAGGAATTAAAAATAATAACAACCGGCAAGGAATCAAACATGAGCAGATTATGTCAATTTTTACTGAAAATCAAATATTAGCCGACTATTACTAAAGAAATAGAGTACCAATGCATTCTTTTAGTGGAACTGTGCATTTGAAGGGGATAAAAAGAAGTATCCATCTCATATATGGTCGAGAGATAAAGCTCTAATAAAATAAATCCTACAGTCAAACCAAAAtagaatcaaagcaattcaaacaTCTGTAAACAGGTACTAACGAGGATTCCAATACAGATTCCTTGTTGGTTTGGCCAAAAGTCCAGCTTTTAGCCGCCAGATATGCATACATCTTTTAACTCAGATATGCATCTATCTTTGATTATGAAAGCGTACAGTATCTCAAAACACTTTCCAAGGAAAAAACAAATCATGTGTTCCCCGCCCAAGATGTTGTTCTGGCTTTAATTTCCTTGCTAGGAGGCTTAGAATATAAGGACCAACAGGCAGCAGCGACCAAAGCGCTGCAAAAATGCTAAATCATAATTAACCTGGGGGACTTAGAACTGAGTACATTACTAATTGTGTGATTTGCAAGACCATGGGGAATCATCTAGTGTCCTAGAAAGATTGTTATGAATAGGGAGAGCCTAAGAGTGCCGAGCTGATTGGTGAAGCCCATAGCAAACAACCCTGGCTTCCTTGCCCTGAAGCAGATTGAAGGTGTAAGGAGATCTCTCACACGATTTCAGCCATAGCCAAACAAGGTGTTACGCAACCTCCGGTACCTGAATGTGtcgagcaagaagaagaaatgaTGTCAGCACTTTCTCGTCTTGTTCTGAGTTACAGGGGAAGAGGCACAATCCTACCAGTGCAAGTTAATAACTGCAAGGGTGTATAGAACAAGCAGAAAACTGACACTTCCATATCTTAAGcaataattttaaaaaaaatactcatGCAAGATATAACAACAAATAATTGAACCTGTTACCCTAGTACTGTAAGGACAATAGTCCACAGACACTTCCGTCCAAAATCTCATTTCATCCTCATATACTGATATGAAGCATTAGTGCCAAATGAAACTGTCGTCTTTATATTAGACAGTTACCAGTGTTATCTGCTAAAGATGAGTCTCTGGCCTATGTACAAAACATGTTATAAGGAAAACTAATAGCTAAATATGGAATGCATTATCCGGTCAACCCAGGTAGAGAATATGTAAACCTCCCTTGTTCTTCTCGATCGAAAATTCCTACTCAAATAACTTGTTTTAGTTAGACCATCACAGACAAAAAGATACTCCCAGAACAAACATTATTGAAGGCATCAAACATCGAAAGACAAACAGGTTTAACTGATCCAACTTCTTATTTTTCCAAATTATCATCTAAAACATTCTGGTTGTTGGAAATTTCTAAAAACAAAATACCATCGTGCCGTCGTCGAACAGGGTGGGCCGGCAGAGGCACGCGTATATTAAGGAAAGCACAAATGTTCGGACCAAAGACCTGCATGGAGAGATAGAGGGATCAGCTTCTCGACTGAAACCAGGTGAAAGCATCATTTTTTTCAAAGCACAAGAAAACAAACTCTGGGCTCTCTTTGAGGATCCCGTAATCTTGAGCAGCTTTGACTGAcctttcatatgtttgctttattGCATCCCTCTTCAATCCaacagaaaaaaaagagagaaatcgGAAGGCATCACAACTGGGAAGCAGAAGGGGGAAATGCCAATGGCAGCAGTCAGGAGCAGCAGAGTTTACTTGAATTTTATTCTCAAAATCCTTCACTGACAACTGCATCAAATTGAACTCTGGATTCTATTCAAGCTCTATagatagcatatatatatatatatatatatatatatatatatatatatatatatatatatatatatatatatatataaggattTCATCCTACAAATACTTGTCATCAAAGTTTTGTCAAGTCTAGGTGCTCAGTTGAAAAGTGCAGTGACGGTGGACATGAAAAATGATGCTACAAAATTGTTCTACTATCATCTGACATGTGAATGGATTTATGGAACTATACAAATAAAGTCAGTTTATGCAAGAACATACCAAACAataaatttaaaaaatagaacACTCTATGCGGCCACAAGGTCAGAAAAACTGGAAAATGTATAGTATATCGCCCATGCTAACACTACGACGATATCTGGTAATACAAATCAAACAACAAAAAATATTTCAATCTGATAAAAATGGAATGGACATATCTGTTACAAAGGTTACCTGCTATTATTCTTAGCCCCCTTGGACTCAAGACACGAATCACAAAACAAAGCAAATTTCCCACTGCGGAGTGTGCAAGATAAAGCAATTAAGCAAGCTGAGCAAAGTATGGATGAGGGGAGGAATAACAAACTTTTGCAGGCTTTGCATCTGAATGTTCTCTTCTGAGGTGCTGGGCCTTTTGCCTTCCGTATTGCAGACCGCAACATGTCTAATATAGCATTTTGTGCCTTCCGTATTGCAGACCGCAACATGTCTAATGTAGCATTTGTCCATGCCCTCAATACATCATGCAGACTATTTTCATTTTCTAGCAAAAAGTAGTCGGATGGGTGCTTTTTGGTACTCCCAGCATGTACCTCAAATTAGTAAGGTGAAACAGCCTACAACTCATGTTCTATTGGTTCAATCCTCAAAGCTCGGATAAATAGGTGGTGATTTTGGAGAAGAGGAGAAAACTCACTTTTCGGCCTTTGCATGAAGAGCATGAGCACAGTATGCCGATGGCTTTGATAACTCACCAGAGTACTGCTCGCTGAAATAAGATGAGAAATAGATCCCTGGTCAAATTTATAGTAACCACGATACTGACCACAGAATAAGACATGGAAAATGCAAGTGCATGGTATGACATCTTGGCCTCCAAAACAGCAAATAGAGATCACATCTCACGTTCACCATAATGCgtcatgtttttctttttctttttttgtgccGAAAAGATAATACAGGTGCAGTAGGCCATGCTCATGTCGCAGAGGTGCCGAAAAGACAATACAAGTGCACTGTAGGCTTAATTGGGCTCCTGGAAATGAACAGAATGGGAAGAATTAAAAGGGCATGCAATTCCATATCTCGCAGATTAATAAATTTGTCAAAAACCCAACTCTATGGTAGTTCCCAGGGATAGATACACTAAACCTAATCTCCTTGCTCATCCTACACAAGAAACAATGCAAACAAC is from Miscanthus floridulus cultivar M001 chromosome 7, ASM1932011v1, whole genome shotgun sequence and encodes:
- the LOC136466391 gene encoding uncharacterized protein isoform X2, with amino-acid sequence MDKCYIRHVAVCNTEGTKCYIRHVAVCNTEGKRPSTSEENIQMQSLQNGKFALFCDSCLESKGAKNNSSCDAFRFLSFFSVGLKRDAIKQTYERSVKAAQDYGILKESPESLVRTFVLSLIYACLCRPTLFDDGTMVPEVA